CGGATTCCACACCGCACACAGTACGTCATGAAATACGAACACTAGTCAAgattaaaattgattaagtagAAGGCACCAAGCTTCACAAAGCAACAACGGGCAAATAAACAAATCATTAACATCAACTAAGATAAAAGTTTAAAGGAACATGCAGATCAACTCCAAAAGCAAAACAAGTTGTATTATCTAATATAACATTCGGAACGATATAAAAATGTCACAGTGCATCAATCAAAATTTGATCAACATAAAATATCTCTTCATACAAACACCAAATAAAGTATCCAAAGTTGCAAGGATAAGACTTCATTTTAGAGGAATGAACCTGGAAGAATGGGTAGCACCAATACCTGGTCTACCGTGCTTGACTGGCTTGTACGAAATAGAAAACTCAGCAAGGTAATGGCTAATCATTTCAGGCTTGATTTCAACTTGGTTGAATGTCTTGCCATTGTACACACCGATAATGCTTCCAATCATTTCGGGTACAATGATCATGTTACGCAGGTGGGTTCTAACTGGTTCTGGCTTCTCACCAGGTGGAGCCTCCCTTTTCTGAACCAATGCATCAGAGCAAATGTTATAAGAGTGAAATGGTCAACTTAGCAGAACAACCGAACAGTAATGTTGTTCAATCATTGATAATATTCACTTAAGCTATAGATTTATTATGACAAATCAACAACCTAGGACTTGAACCCTAAAATTGGACTTAAAACATGTAAAAAGAGATTGATATTGGGAAAAACGCAGAGCATATGAGAATAAACTAAGACCAAGTCCTTCATCGAATCAAAACTATATTGTTATGTGCATTAGAAGCTATGTTACTCGTAACTCATAAAAATACCCGAACATAATCATTAAGTTAATGAGAAATGTTATGAGACACAAAAGTAAAAACAATTTACAAAAACATTCTACTAAGAAAGGAAAGATCAACTTCAACTAGTAAGATCTACAATAAAATACATTTCCAATGAAAATCActtcatatataaataatagtataaattttTGATTCATGAGGCCAATAAAAGAATTCTTTAATGCCATGTTTCTTTCAGCTTAAACATTAATGAGAAAATGCTACAactatttacaaaaataaaatgaaaactcTCAGTAACTCAACATGAACCTATCAACCTTAGATCTAAACATAAACCCCATAGATATAATCGATTAAAAAGCAAGAACTAAAAGAGCAAAAAGTAAAGATTAACTTACCGCCTTGCGAAGCTTCTTAATTAGAGCCATGGGCTTTCTCTTCAAACCCCTCTGGAACCTACAATCACATAAcaaaaaagaaacaataaaaaaataaaacccatttcatatttttttatttaaaaatgaggGGGAAAATGTTAGCAAAAAATGACTATTGTGTTACTACCTTCTGCGAGCTCGAGCAGGGAAGAGCTTGACAAGCTCATCAGTGGACATATCAAGGAGAGCATCCAAATCGACACCTCGGAAGCTAAACTTCTTGAATGTTCTCTTCTTGGGCACACCGGCCGTCGCAACCTCCGTCTCTACATCCGCCTATAAAAAGTTACCGGTAAATACATTACACAGTAggccaaaaaattaaaaacagaaaagaaataaaaataagaaagaaaaagaagaagaaaggagcaAATGTAAGTACCATAGTTAAAAGCTTCGGGTGTTATGAAGCTCGAGTAGTCGCCGCCTAAGGGTTTCGATTGTAGTAGGTGGAAGATGAGAGGAGGCTTTTGATAAATTGCTTACATATATAGGGTGTGAAAACCCTAGAATCAGATCTTTAGGTCCCAGCTTTGGGCCGAAATTATTTGGGCCCTTACGATGGGCCTAATTTGGATTTAGTTGGATTAGAAGTAAATTCTACCTTTTTCCCTGGTCTAATACTAATTAACCACGGTCCAATgtc
This window of the Gossypium hirsutum isolate 1008001.06 chromosome A09, Gossypium_hirsutum_v2.1, whole genome shotgun sequence genome carries:
- the LOC107928592 gene encoding 40S ribosomal protein S15-4, translated to MADVETEVATAGVPKKRTFKKFSFRGVDLDALLDMSTDELVKLFPARARRRFQRGLKRKPMALIKKLRKAKREAPPGEKPEPVRTHLRNMIIVPEMIGSIIGVYNGKTFNQVEIKPEMISHYLAEFSISYKPVKHGRPGIGATHSSRFIPLK